A portion of the Limibacillus sp. genome contains these proteins:
- a CDS encoding SDR family NAD(P)-dependent oxidoreductase yields the protein MLLEGHVALVTGAASGIGAAGAKALAREGAQVVLADKNLSGAEAIAQGLREEGWKAEALELDVTDDTALRAAVGGTAERYGHLDILHSHVGIQIEGKLEQVAVDDMDASWAINVRSHFVAAQAAIVPMRRQGGGSIIITSSNSGVQYDRGMIAYATTKHAILAMTRQMAADYAHEGIRFNALCPGFIDTPFNRGFEVQMGGRDKLESYIANAIPMGRFGTVEEIADGVVFLASERSSFMTGHALVIDGGECI from the coding sequence ATGTTACTAGAGGGACATGTCGCACTCGTCACAGGCGCAGCCTCCGGGATCGGGGCGGCGGGAGCAAAGGCCTTGGCGCGCGAGGGCGCGCAGGTCGTGTTGGCGGACAAGAACTTGAGCGGCGCGGAGGCGATTGCGCAGGGCCTTCGCGAAGAGGGTTGGAAGGCTGAGGCGCTTGAGCTTGACGTAACCGACGACACGGCTCTTCGCGCCGCCGTCGGTGGTACGGCAGAGCGCTACGGACATCTTGATATCCTGCACTCTCACGTCGGCATCCAGATTGAAGGCAAGCTGGAGCAGGTGGCGGTCGACGACATGGACGCATCCTGGGCCATCAATGTCCGATCGCATTTCGTGGCCGCACAAGCCGCCATTGTCCCGATGCGCCGGCAGGGTGGCGGCAGCATCATCATCACCTCGTCCAATTCCGGGGTCCAATACGATCGCGGAATGATCGCCTACGCCACGACCAAGCACGCCATCTTGGCGATGACCCGGCAGATGGCCGCCGATTACGCACATGAGGGAATTCGCTTCAACGCCCTATGCCCTGGCTTCATCGACACGCCCTTCAACAGGGGGTTCGAGGTTCAGATGGGCGGGCGCGACAAGCTGGAATCCTATATCGCAAACGCCATTCCGATGGGCCGCTTCGGCACGGTGGAAGAAATCGCCGATGGTGTTGTCTTCCTGGCCTCTGAAAGATCCTCCTTCATGACCGGGCATGCCCTCGTCATCGACGGTGGGGAGTGCATTTGA
- a CDS encoding type III polyketide synthase, whose amino-acid sequence MPGTAKLLSMATALPEHRLSQEWVRDWAHRHFGSRGFPITALLSAYDNAGVEERWAAMPPEWYGQPHGWIERSDIYSRIGLDLMEAAARDCLTAAGMEASDVDSLLFISSTGVATPSLDALLMDRLPFREDVQRLPVFGLGCAGGVIGLGQAAGLAEAQPGKRVLLLALELCSLNFREDDLTKGNVIATVLFGDGAAAALVSCDGPDAAPRLTASAQHRWPESRGVMGWSIEEDGLGVIFSRDIPAIIRSDARSVVEKFLEDRGMTSHDIVHTACHPGGAKVVSALEAVLQRQQGDLQHEREVLRKFGNMSSPTALFVLSHLLEAEDWELKGPTFSLALGPGFTCAQQLLEPGHRA is encoded by the coding sequence ATGCCGGGAACTGCGAAGCTTTTGTCGATGGCGACTGCCTTGCCGGAACACCGACTATCGCAGGAGTGGGTTCGCGATTGGGCGCATCGGCATTTCGGCAGCCGTGGCTTTCCCATAACGGCCTTGTTGTCCGCCTACGACAATGCGGGAGTAGAGGAACGATGGGCGGCCATGCCGCCGGAATGGTATGGCCAGCCACATGGCTGGATCGAGCGTTCGGATATCTACAGCAGGATTGGGTTGGACCTGATGGAAGCCGCCGCACGCGATTGCCTGACCGCTGCCGGAATGGAGGCATCAGACGTGGACTCGCTCCTGTTTATCAGCAGCACCGGTGTCGCCACGCCGTCGCTCGACGCCCTGCTGATGGACAGATTGCCGTTCCGAGAGGACGTGCAGCGATTGCCGGTTTTCGGCCTTGGGTGCGCGGGTGGAGTGATTGGTCTGGGGCAGGCTGCGGGCCTTGCAGAGGCGCAGCCCGGCAAGCGGGTGTTGCTGCTGGCGCTCGAACTCTGCTCGCTGAACTTTCGCGAAGATGACCTGACAAAAGGAAACGTGATCGCCACGGTGCTGTTTGGAGATGGCGCGGCGGCGGCCCTGGTTTCCTGCGACGGTCCGGATGCGGCGCCGCGGTTGACGGCCTCCGCGCAACATCGCTGGCCGGAAAGCCGAGGGGTGATGGGTTGGAGCATCGAAGAGGACGGCCTTGGGGTCATCTTCTCAAGGGATATTCCAGCCATCATTCGGTCCGATGCCCGGTCGGTTGTCGAAAAATTCCTCGAAGACCGCGGCATGACCTCCCATGACATTGTCCACACCGCTTGCCACCCCGGAGGCGCCAAGGTCGTTTCTGCGTTGGAGGCCGTTCTGCAGCGCCAGCAAGGCGACCTGCAGCATGAAAGGGAGGTGCTGCGCAAGTTCGGGAACATGTCATCGCCGACCGCGCTCTTCGTTCTTTCCCATCTATTGGAGGCGGAGGATTGGGAGTTGAAGGGCCCCACCTTTTCATTGGCTCTCGGCCCCGGCTTCACCTGCGCGCAGCAGCTTCTGGAGCCGGGCCATAGGGCATGA
- a CDS encoding ABC transporter permease — protein MRIYAFVVYLFLYAPIGIIALFSFNAGRHASDLQGFSAKWYGRALNNPFVMDALETSLFVAFVSATLASVVGTLAAVGLQGIRGPARAIFDSIIYIAVMIPGIVIGIATLIALVTVFDVVNPWLASIWPEDAEPPSLSMGTISLVAAHTMFTMALVIIIVRARLAGLEQALAEASADLYATPFGTFRQVTLPLIAPAILAGFLLSFTFSFDDFIIAFFVAGSETTLPIYIFSSIRRGITPEINAIGTMVMVVSLILLIIAQLILRRGPKH, from the coding sequence ATGAGGATTTACGCCTTCGTCGTCTACCTGTTCCTCTACGCCCCGATCGGGATCATCGCGCTGTTCAGCTTCAACGCCGGCCGCCATGCGAGCGACCTTCAGGGCTTTTCGGCCAAGTGGTATGGCCGCGCATTGAACAACCCCTTCGTGATGGATGCGCTGGAGACGAGCCTCTTCGTCGCTTTCGTCTCGGCGACTCTCGCCAGCGTCGTGGGCACGCTCGCCGCTGTCGGCTTGCAAGGCATCCGGGGACCGGCGCGCGCGATCTTTGATTCCATCATCTACATCGCCGTGATGATTCCCGGAATCGTGATCGGCATAGCGACCCTGATCGCACTGGTGACGGTCTTCGACGTGGTGAATCCCTGGCTGGCTTCGATCTGGCCGGAAGATGCCGAACCGCCGTCCCTCTCCATGGGCACGATCTCGCTGGTCGCCGCCCACACCATGTTCACCATGGCGCTGGTCATCATAATCGTCAGAGCGCGGCTCGCCGGCCTTGAGCAGGCCTTGGCCGAAGCCTCCGCGGACCTCTATGCCACGCCCTTCGGCACCTTCAGACAGGTAACGCTGCCCTTGATCGCGCCCGCGATCCTTGCCGGTTTCCTGCTTAGCTTCACCTTCAGTTTCGACGATTTCATCATCGCCTTCTTCGTCGCCGGGTCGGAGACGACACTGCCGATCTATATCTTCTCGTCGATCCGCCGTGGCATCACGCCAGAGATCAACGCCATTGGAACGATGGTGATGGTGGTTTCGCTCATCCTGCTGATCATCGCCCAGCTTATCCTTCGCCGCGGCCCGAAACACTGA